In Thiovibrio frasassiensis, one DNA window encodes the following:
- a CDS encoding ExeA family protein translates to MTPDRNYYFPTKGHAALREVIRYGLAGDEGFIIITGEIGTGKTLMLRLMMDDLPDRFETAVILSPHLSRLELLLAIFQDIGLAGPPEHPASLDSLLRILNDHLYALAQQGKKLLIVIDEAQNLPDESLEQLRLLSNFETDTQKLLQIVLFGQPELRGKLSQTNMRQLVQRVSIMETLAPLSKQEMVNYILHRFKKSGVYEMPRSFATTDLIWRYTKGYPRLINKIMSRALLVAYAEKKTKISRKIVNEAIASFNTPKQRGLLASRVLRWGTGFCLLILLFWATAFAPPWLAQTISYDRDAMPQWYLQTTAWFTQLADDGRQSMELWQEKVIVWINGQTNTPKQPPSQPSKVVQTMPLPAPLPTATPPLEGEADTPLPAGEPTAENLRPVYPSPFMRGSQ, encoded by the coding sequence ATGACACCGGACAGGAATTATTACTTCCCCACCAAGGGACATGCCGCCCTACGTGAGGTGATCCGTTACGGCCTCGCAGGAGACGAGGGATTCATCATCATCACCGGCGAGATCGGCACCGGCAAAACCCTGATGCTCCGTTTGATGATGGATGATCTGCCCGACCGGTTTGAAACCGCCGTGATCCTCTCGCCTCACCTTTCCCGCCTTGAACTGCTTCTCGCCATTTTTCAGGATATCGGCCTGGCCGGCCCGCCGGAACATCCGGCCAGCCTCGACTCGCTCCTGCGCATCTTAAACGACCATCTGTACGCTCTGGCACAACAGGGCAAGAAGCTGCTTATCGTTATCGACGAAGCACAAAATCTTCCCGACGAAAGCCTGGAGCAGCTCCGGTTGCTCTCCAATTTTGAAACCGATACCCAGAAACTCTTGCAAATCGTGCTCTTCGGTCAGCCGGAGCTGCGCGGCAAGCTTTCCCAAACCAACATGCGCCAGCTTGTCCAGCGGGTCTCCATCATGGAGACCCTCGCCCCCCTTTCAAAGCAGGAAATGGTCAACTATATCCTCCACCGTTTCAAGAAAAGCGGCGTCTATGAAATGCCGCGCTCCTTTGCCACCACTGACCTTATCTGGCGCTACACCAAAGGGTATCCCCGCCTGATCAACAAAATCATGAGCAGGGCGTTGCTGGTTGCCTATGCCGAAAAGAAAACCAAAATCTCCCGAAAAATCGTCAACGAGGCAATAGCCTCCTTCAATACCCCGAAGCAGCGGGGCCTGCTTGCCTCCCGTGTGCTCCGGTGGGGGACGGGATTTTGCCTCCTGATCCTCCTCTTCTGGGCAACCGCCTTTGCTCCGCCCTGGCTTGCACAGACCATCTCCTACGATAGGGATGCCATGCCCCAATGGTATCTGCAAACAACGGCTTGGTTTACGCAACTGGCCGATGATGGCAGACAATCCATGGAACTCTGGCAGGAAAAAGTGATTGTCTGGATCAACGGTCAGACCAATACCCCGAAGCAACCGCCCAGCCAGCCGAGCAAGGTGGTGCAGACCATGCCGCTGCCCGCCCCACTCCCTACAGCAACCCCTCCTTTGGAGGGAGAAGCAGATACACCTTTGCCCGCAGGGGAACCAACGGCGGAAAACTTGAGGCCCGTGTATCCCTCTCCTTTTATGCGAGGGTCACAATGA
- a CDS encoding PilN domain-containing protein — protein sequence MLERINLVPQLPLDERIRKTTLPVVGILLALVILFLAASDRILKSRISTLSQEIAVAQQRAGEITATQAKIVLLTNNIKQQKDEKERLNGQATKLTTIQERKKYFSRMLAAISTTMPSSVRCEKIIFQKDSGQIFGTAVQYRELPAFVKALGNTPLFSNVMLRDLDRSSDAKKTDFTFTIAFQLKREPDPS from the coding sequence ATGCTTGAACGAATCAACCTTGTTCCGCAACTGCCCCTTGACGAAAGGATCAGGAAAACAACCCTGCCCGTGGTCGGCATTCTTCTTGCCCTTGTCATTCTTTTTCTTGCCGCCAGCGACCGGATCCTTAAATCCAGGATCAGCACGTTGAGCCAAGAGATTGCCGTGGCCCAGCAACGGGCCGGGGAAATAACCGCAACCCAGGCAAAGATCGTCTTGCTGACCAACAACATCAAACAGCAGAAAGACGAAAAGGAACGGTTGAACGGTCAGGCGACTAAACTCACCACTATCCAGGAACGGAAGAAATATTTCTCCAGAATGCTTGCAGCCATCAGCACGACAATGCCTTCTTCGGTTCGTTGCGAAAAAATTATCTTCCAGAAGGATAGCGGCCAGATTTTCGGTACCGCCGTCCAGTACCGGGAGCTTCCCGCTTTTGTAAAAGCACTGGGCAACACCCCGCTTTTTAGCAATGTTATGCTTCGCGACCTTGATCGCAGCTCCGATGCAAAAAAAACAGACTTTACCTTTACCATCGCCTTTCAACTGAAACGAGAACCTGATCCATCGTGA
- a CDS encoding prepilin-type N-terminal cleavage/methylation domain-containing protein — protein sequence MLRLNNKGFTLIELIIVIILLGLISATAIPYYLNIQKEAKIAVVKGKLAAIRGGLELAHAKILASGVNTGPTGDNPDWPTLEELQFNELRLSTRPASLIGLRIVRSDFYSTEQNKALPLCNLPDQPPGIYASPSGVSEKSMTDALANPRLADESAGWAYYPGNARDANGRGVDAIFYVNDDRQLTDNVDSADRRPSEW from the coding sequence TTGCTTAGGCTTAACAACAAAGGCTTTACCCTCATTGAGCTCATCATCGTCATCATCCTCCTCGGGCTCATTTCCGCCACGGCGATTCCTTACTATCTCAACATCCAGAAGGAAGCCAAGATCGCGGTGGTCAAAGGCAAGCTCGCCGCTATCCGGGGCGGACTCGAATTGGCCCATGCCAAGATCCTTGCCTCCGGTGTCAACACCGGGCCAACCGGCGACAATCCTGACTGGCCCACCCTGGAAGAGCTGCAATTCAACGAATTGCGCCTTTCCACCCGTCCCGCTTCCTTGATCGGGTTACGCATTGTCCGCAGCGATTTTTACTCCACCGAACAAAACAAGGCCCTGCCGCTCTGCAACCTCCCGGACCAACCCCCGGGCATATATGCCAGCCCTTCCGGTGTTTCCGAAAAAAGCATGACCGATGCCCTGGCAAACCCCAGACTGGCTGATGAATCCGCCGGCTGGGCCTACTATCCTGGCAATGCGCGTGATGCCAATGGCCGGGGGGTTGATGCAATCTTCTATGTGAATGACGACCGACAACTCACCGACAACGTAGATTCCGCCGACAGACGGCCTTCTGAGTGGTAA
- a CDS encoding prepilin-type N-terminal cleavage/methylation domain-containing protein, translating into MAPFERKQHGFTLVELIIIIVLLGILGAMGAGFISEAFRGFFATDARMEMYEEGKSALVRMEREIHIAVPNAVQEPFDSNGDAIDDTISFGVIDENSMAGVFGQYTEVYPTGTTTITDRTAIAAAGLPLGTLVSIYNTSWDVFAGGSSVYTVTSNGTNPMTLAPAIGIASPYNRYYAVRALAVRFDVTGTTLSRSTAARDAGGALAAFANPQPLAQNVVPSNGLPYFTYDPGTSTRNSVVSIHFAILRNGETVNFHKEVQIRNVP; encoded by the coding sequence ATGGCTCCATTCGAAAGAAAACAACACGGATTCACCCTGGTCGAATTGATCATCATCATTGTCCTGCTCGGCATCCTGGGGGCAATGGGGGCCGGTTTCATCAGCGAGGCGTTCAGGGGGTTCTTTGCCACCGATGCCCGTATGGAGATGTATGAGGAAGGCAAATCCGCTCTGGTGCGGATGGAACGGGAGATCCATATCGCCGTGCCCAATGCAGTGCAAGAACCGTTTGATTCAAATGGGGATGCCATTGATGACACCATCAGCTTCGGCGTGATCGATGAAAACAGCATGGCCGGGGTCTTTGGTCAGTACACGGAAGTTTATCCCACCGGCACCACAACCATCACCGACAGGACCGCCATCGCAGCAGCAGGCCTGCCGCTTGGCACCTTGGTTTCCATTTACAATACCTCCTGGGATGTCTTCGCCGGTGGGAGCAGCGTATACACAGTGACGAGCAACGGGACCAATCCCATGACCTTGGCACCGGCTATCGGTATTGCCTCGCCCTACAATCGCTACTATGCGGTGCGCGCACTAGCCGTCCGTTTCGATGTGACAGGCACAACCCTCTCACGATCAACCGCCGCAAGGGATGCCGGAGGTGCCTTGGCCGCTTTTGCCAACCCACAACCCCTCGCCCAGAATGTAGTGCCAAGCAATGGATTGCCCTATTTCACTTACGATCCCGGGACCTCAACCCGAAACAGTGTGGTGAGCATCCATTTCGCCATCTTGCGTAACGGGGAAACCGTAAACTTCCACAAGGAGGTCCAGATCCGTAATGTGCCCTGA
- a CDS encoding type II secretion system protein, which yields MEAEIFTKKTSHHSRGFTLIEIVITIVILGTVAGILVPFFSAITHSPDPVIRERAISLGQAMMDEIMAKRWDENSPMGGGPICTGESPNQVTRPTLIDACVTTATPTANLGPNETIPEIRINFDDVDDYNGIDETDNFTDQNGAASNLPGYRRQVAVRYIASTTNTIDQTTDNAGGNTTDTKLVVVTITSPLSEIFRFVAVSCNI from the coding sequence ATGGAAGCCGAAATTTTCACAAAGAAAACATCGCACCACAGCCGGGGCTTTACCCTGATCGAGATTGTCATCACCATCGTCATTCTCGGTACGGTTGCCGGAATCCTGGTGCCATTCTTCAGCGCCATTACCCATAGCCCCGACCCGGTGATCCGGGAACGGGCCATCTCTCTGGGGCAGGCCATGATGGATGAGATCATGGCCAAGCGCTGGGATGAAAACTCCCCCATGGGCGGGGGGCCGATCTGTACCGGCGAGAGCCCTAATCAGGTCACGCGTCCGACCCTCATTGATGCCTGCGTTACTACTGCGACTCCGACGGCTAACCTCGGCCCGAATGAAACAATTCCCGAAATTAGAATCAACTTTGATGATGTGGACGACTACAACGGCATCGATGAGACCGATAACTTCACGGACCAAAACGGTGCGGCATCCAATCTCCCCGGCTACCGTCGGCAGGTGGCGGTGCGTTACATCGCCAGTACCACCAACACCATCGACCAAACCACCGACAATGCCGGAGGTAATACCACCGACACCAAACTGGTGGTGGTGACTATCACCTCCCCCTTGTCTGAGATTTTCCGTTTTGTCGCGGTTTCCTGCAATATCTAG